In Zingiber officinale cultivar Zhangliang chromosome 3A, Zo_v1.1, whole genome shotgun sequence, the DNA window CCTCTCAATTAATTTTCCTTTGATGTTATCTTATTggtttaaatcaatttaaaactcTACAACAAGAACGATTTACATACTGTGATGTGCAAAGTTTGTGGGAATACAACCACGGAAGCAACATCTAGGTCATATTAAAAGTAACAGTGTGGCTTGATAAAAGGTGGCCTCTGAAGCTAAGAAGATTTGCCTTTAATACATAAAGCCAAAGAAAGAGTATGCCTACCTGGAAGTTCTCCTCTGTGACCAGCAGCTCTCAATTCATTAGCTAATGAAACAAGTTCAGTGACTTCTGAGCTATCCAGAAAATTCTCATGAAATTTGAGTCCCTCAACTACATTTACCTACAAAATTTTATAAGGTAACCTAATAAATAAATTGTACCATCTCAGTTCTCACAATCAAAGGAAGCAGTTGAATGCAACAACAGTTTTCTTATATAAAAGAGCATACCATCATGCCATCGCTTGTTTCTCTGGCCAGGAATTCTTTTGGAGTTGATATTATTTTCAGAATTCCATATCGATCTGAAGTCATAATTGTCTTGTCTGTTGCAGAATCATTCACAAGTAGCCAAACATTTAAATTAATACAATAGAAAAAAAGTCcaaatttaaaatcaaacttaaagcAAAATAAACAAGGTAGAAACACAGGTGTTGATATTAGTAAA includes these proteins:
- the LOC122053392 gene encoding RNA demethylase ALKBH10B-like isoform X1, which encodes MGMPLLISTPVFLPCLFCFKFDFKFGLFFYCINLNVWLLVNDSATDKTIMTSDRYGILKIISTPKEFLARETSDGMMVNVVEGLKFHENFLDSSEVTELVSLANELRAAGHRGELPGQTLVALRRPMTGHGREMIQLGVLINEEPIEDGNTIVTSGVRMIEAVPSQLDSIFDCLVQLQVLPVKPDFCLIDFFHEGDYSLSHA
- the LOC122053392 gene encoding RNA demethylase ALKBH10B-like isoform X2, producing the protein MGMPLLISTPVFLPCLFCFKFDFKFGLFFYCINLNVWLLVNDSATDKTIMTSDRYGILKIISTPKEFLARETSDGMMVNVVEGLKFHENFLDSSEVTELVSLANELRAAGHRGELPGQTLVALRRPMTGHGREMIQLGVLINEEPIEDGNTIVTSGVRMIEAVPSQLDSIFDCLVQLQVLPVKPDFCLIDFFHEARRG